The window CAACAAGTCCCGCGATGTTGGGCGCTGCCATACTCGTACCGTGAAGCGTCCCGTACTGTCCATACTGGCCACTCCCGACGCGAGCAAACCCACCCGGAACATCTGGCGGCATCGTGCTCAACACAGCGTCGAAGTTGGATGCAAGTGAGTTCCCACCGGGCGCGCTCACGTCGATGGAGTCCGGGCCGTAGTTGGTGTAGTAGGCCGGGAGATGTGTGGGAGCAACACTCCCGAAATCAGGTAGACCAGCCTCTGTCGTCCCGGATGACACCGGTCCGGTCGAACTCACCTGCAGGAAACCGGCGACAGTCCCTTTTCCGGAGTTGGTAATCGTCTCCTCGACAGCATCAATATTCGCGTCGGCGTTACCGGCTGACTCGACGAGCACTGCGCCGTTCTCACGGGCGTACTCACCGATGCGCCGGTAGGATTCGACACTGAGGTCTGAGTCGATGCTCGGTCCGTAGGGGCTGCCAGGGCCGAAGCTCATGTTCACGACATCTGCTCCGGCGTCCACGCTCGCGCGGATTGCGTTTAGGAACGATGCCGAGGAGAGGTACGGGAACACCTTCATGTCCAGCACCTCGGCGTCGGGCGCAACGCCGACGACATACGGCGAGCCGTCCCCAGACGCGTTCGCACCGCTCGCAGTCGCGATGCCTGCAACGTGGGTTCCGTGATAGTCGGTCGCAGCACCGATGCTATCAGCCGCAGAGAAATTCTGCGACGCTTCGGTATTCACGTCCAAATCTGGGTGGTCGGCATCGACACCGGAGTCCACGACGGCAACCGTGGTCCCCTCTCCGGTGATACCCTGCTCGTGGAGTTGTGCGATGTCCTGGGCCTCTTTGTCCCACTGGAGCGGGTGTGGACCGGGTGTTCCCTCTGTGGCTGTGTCTGTCGCGTCAGGCGAGACGGTGGGTACCGACTCGTCCGTCTCTGCTGCGGGGACACCGTCCGGCCGTTCGGGCGGCGAGATCTCCATCTGTATCTCCTGCCCGTACCGAAGACCAGAGAGTGCGCTTTCGCTACCCCGCACCGAGGCGAACCCGATCTCTGGTACCTCGTCGACAATCTCGACTTCGTCTCGCCATGCCTCTGACTCGGCCGAGCGCGTGTCAACCAGATACTGGTCGTCGATCGTTCCGGTCGCTTGGACGGCACCACCACCGCCAATCGCGACTCCGATTCCTCCAGCGATGCCGGCGAGTGTGGCTCGCCGGGTGAGCGTCCGTTCGCTATGTTCGTTTGTCATTGGTTTCCTCGTGTGTTACTCATCGAGCTGTTCGCGGCCAAGTGCCAGTAGTGCGGCACCAACGAGTGCGACGATTGCGACCATGCCACCGAAGCCGGGCTGGCTTCCCGAGGTTTCAGTCTCGGCGCTACCCTCCGTCGGCGTATCTGTCACAGGCTCCGGCGTCGGTGTGTCCGTAGCAGGAGCTGGTGTTGGAGTAGCCGTTACGGGCTCTGGCGTCGGCGTGTCGGTTCCCGGCGCCGGCGTCGGAGTGGCTGTCGCGGGTTCTGGCGTCGGTGTGTCCGTCGCGGGCGCCGGCGTCGGCGTTGCATCACCATCGCTCGGTGGCGCACCACCATCATCATCATCACCACCGCCATCGGCCGGGGTCGCGGTCGGGGTTGCTGGCCGCGTCGGGTCAACGACGGCGAACGTGGAGAACCCGGGGGTCGTTGCCTCAACTACGATCTGATCGCCTGTTGGGTTGACCGTCGTCTCGAGTTCTTCCCACGCGTCGTCTGCCTCGTCATAGCGGACCACCGTCAATTCACTCCCAGCGCCGTCAAGTGCGACGTTTGGCAAGGTGAATTGAAGTGTCGCGGACTGATCAGTGACCGAATCCGGTACCGTGATGTCCGAGACGCGAACTGAAGCACCGGGCGGCTGGCTGAACTCCTCG is drawn from Halosegnis longus and contains these coding sequences:
- a CDS encoding S8 family peptidase; the protein is MTNEHSERTLTRRATLAGIAGGIGVAIGGGGAVQATGTIDDQYLVDTRSAESEAWRDEVEIVDEVPEIGFASVRGSESALSGLRYGQEIQMEISPPERPDGVPAAETDESVPTVSPDATDTATEGTPGPHPLQWDKEAQDIAQLHEQGITGEGTTVAVVDSGVDADHPDLDVNTEASQNFSAADSIGAATDYHGTHVAGIATASGANASGDGSPYVVGVAPDAEVLDMKVFPYLSSASFLNAIRASVDAGADVVNMSFGPGSPYGPSIDSDLSVESYRRIGEYARENGAVLVESAGNADANIDAVEETITNSGKGTVAGFLQVSSTGPVSSGTTEAGLPDFGSVAPTHLPAYYTNYGPDSIDVSAPGGNSLASNFDAVLSTMPPDVPGGFARVGSGQYGQYGTLHGTSMAAPNIAGLVALVVGENPGAAPDQLKQHIKNTAREIDTEYPPVFELFGVNIGYFDEVVPGVFSDFELEDPYTSQRYRGDGHMNATRAAQKSVAFPGGFTIDGETYYPADPDDDGLYEDVNGDGVVDMDDARILYRIAIGSGSLVNPDPFDFDGDGDFDINDVQAFIRDLDGV
- a CDS encoding PGF-pre-PGF domain-containing protein; this encodes MTTSTGQYRFKVQASAIDEDEQRQFTVETGEQSSDHEWTSGGVAEVDFAVETVDGESSAPIEDTDPNTPGVNVGFSGGETSVTAITFDNEEVEGSGTVTVSERAAPPEEFSQPPGASVRVSDITVPDSVTDQSATLQFTLPNVALDGAGSELTVVRYDEADDAWEELETTVNPTGDQIVVEATTPGFSTFAVVDPTRPATPTATPADGGGDDDDGGAPPSDGDATPTPAPATDTPTPEPATATPTPAPGTDTPTPEPVTATPTPAPATDTPTPEPVTDTPTEGSAETETSGSQPGFGGMVAIVALVGAALLALGREQLDE